The Glycine soja cultivar W05 chromosome 6, ASM419377v2, whole genome shotgun sequence genome has a window encoding:
- the LOC114416203 gene encoding uncharacterized protein LOC114416203: MKRSIPEAFHGSISEGENAKEFIDEIEQYFAKIEKAEMSNLLAKLISMKYKGKSNIREYIMEMSNLASKLKALKLELGEDLLMHLVLISLPAHFGQFKVSYNTQKDKWSLNELMSHYVQEEERLQRDRSESVHLSSTSQNKKRKKTKGVAEGSS, encoded by the coding sequence ATGAAGCGCTCTATTCCAGAAGCGTTTCATGGCTCTATTTCTGAGGGTGAAAATGCAAAGGAATTTattgatgaaattgaacaatacttTGCCAAAATTGAGAAGGCGGAGATGAGTAACCTTTTGGCTAAACTCATCTCCATGAAGTATAAGGGCAAAAGTAATATAAGGGAGTACATAATGGAAATGTCTAACTTGGCATCTAAACTGAAAGCACTTAAGTTAGAGCTTGGTGAAGACCTGCTCATGCATTTAGTTTTGATCTCACTTCCTGCACactttgggcaattcaaagtgaGTTATAACACTCAGAAGGACAAATGGTCCCTTAATGAGCTTATGTCTCACTATGTGCAAGAGGAAGAGAGGCTGCAGAGAGACAGATCTGAAAGTGTTCATTTAAGCTCCACCtctcaaaataagaaaagaaagaaaaccaaaGGTGTTGCTGAAGGGTCTTCTTAA